The following proteins are encoded in a genomic region of Methanomicrobiales archaeon HGW-Methanomicrobiales-1:
- a CDS encoding antitoxin — translation MGKAIECIYEDNVLKPVGKIQLREGERIRVTIEKKLSFEPIQLKKKLNQDRISALLR, via the coding sequence ATGGGCAAGGCAATTGAATGCATCTATGAGGATAATGTTCTCAAACCGGTTGGCAAGATCCAGCTTCGTGAGGGAGAGCGAATCCGGGTGACTATCGAGAAGAAGCTCAGCTTCGAGCCCATCCAGTTAAAGAAGAAACTTAACCAAGACCGCATCAGCGCTCTTTTAAGATGA